One Streptomyces sp. SAI-135 DNA segment encodes these proteins:
- a CDS encoding MerR family transcriptional regulator, producing MSYSVGQVAGFAGVTVRTLHHYDDIGLLVPGERSHAGHRRYGDEDLDRLQQILFYRELGFPLEEVAALLDDPDADPRAHLRRQHELLTARIEKLQKMAAAVEHAMEARTMGIDLTPEERFEVFGDKDPEQYAEEVEQRWGGTEAYAESQRRTARYTKDDWKRMQAEAADWGERYGALMAAGDTPDSAAAMDMAEEHRQHICGWFYDCPYEMHQCLGEMYVSDERFKAFYDSMRPGLAEHLRDAIKANAARHTAQGS from the coding sequence GTGAGCTACTCCGTGGGACAGGTCGCGGGCTTCGCCGGTGTGACGGTGCGCACACTGCACCACTACGACGACATCGGCCTGCTCGTGCCCGGCGAGCGCAGCCACGCGGGTCACCGGCGCTACGGCGACGAGGACCTCGACCGGCTGCAGCAGATCCTGTTCTACCGCGAGCTCGGCTTCCCGCTCGAGGAGGTCGCCGCGCTGCTGGACGACCCGGACGCGGACCCGCGCGCGCACCTGCGCCGCCAGCACGAGCTGCTGACCGCACGGATCGAGAAGCTCCAGAAGATGGCGGCGGCCGTGGAGCACGCCATGGAGGCACGCACGATGGGCATCGATCTGACACCGGAGGAACGCTTCGAGGTCTTCGGCGACAAGGACCCGGAGCAGTACGCCGAGGAGGTGGAACAGCGCTGGGGCGGCACCGAGGCGTACGCCGAGTCGCAGCGCCGGACCGCGCGCTACACCAAGGACGACTGGAAGCGCATGCAGGCCGAGGCGGCCGACTGGGGCGAGCGCTACGGCGCCCTGATGGCCGCCGGTGACACGCCGGACTCCGCGGCGGCCATGGACATGGCGGAGGAGCACCGGCAGCACATCTGCGGCTGGTTCTACGACTGCCCGTACGAGATGCACCAGTGCCTGGGCGAGATGTACGTGTCGGACGAGCGCTTCAAGGCGTTCTACGACTCCATGCGCCCCGGTCTCGCCGAGCACCTCAGGGACGCCATCAAGGCGAACGCGGCCCGGCACACCGCCCAGGGCTCCTGA
- a CDS encoding YbjQ family protein, giving the protein MGIDEYGGGQGPRPDVLVVTTNDVPGHRVQEVLGEVFGLTVRSRHLGSQIGAGLKSMVGGELKGLTKTLVQTRNQAMERLVEQARARGANAVLMFRFDVTEAADVGTEVCAYGTAVVLTRE; this is encoded by the coding sequence ATGGGTATTGACGAATACGGCGGCGGCCAGGGGCCCCGGCCGGACGTGCTCGTGGTGACCACCAACGACGTACCCGGCCACCGGGTGCAGGAGGTGCTGGGTGAGGTCTTCGGGTTGACCGTGCGCTCCCGGCACCTCGGCAGCCAGATCGGAGCGGGGCTGAAGTCCATGGTCGGCGGCGAGCTCAAGGGGCTCACCAAGACGCTGGTGCAGACCCGCAACCAGGCCATGGAACGCCTCGTCGAGCAGGCACGCGCGCGTGGGGCGAACGCCGTGCTGATGTTCCGCTTCGACGTGACCGAGGCGGCGGACGTCGGCACGGAGGTGTGCGCCTACGGCACGGCGGTGGTCCTGACCCGGGAGTAG
- a CDS encoding VTT domain-containing protein, with product MTTLALGPEWLSPDYLIETFSLPGILLIVFAESGLFAFLPGDSLLFTAGLFVAEGNFISQPLWLVCALIVAAAVLGDQVGYMIGKFFGPRLFSRPNSRLFKQENLDKAHEFMEKFGPKAIVLARFVPIVRTFAPIVAGAGRMKYRTFLTYNVIGGVAWGTGVTLAGYWLGQIDVIKKNVEAILVLIVLVSVVPIIVEYLRERSKKKKAAAQTPPQQPYQPMDDATTQLRRIPSDDAQQPPQQQHNGYDQYYGRQPQPQQQQPYAQQYPQGYGNQQYGRPDQQYGQQNQQNPYNNQGY from the coding sequence GTGACCACGCTCGCGCTCGGCCCCGAGTGGCTCAGCCCCGACTACCTGATCGAGACCTTCAGCCTCCCCGGAATCCTGCTGATCGTCTTCGCCGAGTCGGGTCTCTTCGCGTTCCTGCCGGGTGACTCCCTGCTGTTCACGGCGGGTCTCTTCGTGGCCGAGGGGAACTTCATCAGCCAGCCCCTGTGGCTGGTGTGCGCCCTCATCGTGGCGGCCGCCGTCCTCGGCGACCAGGTCGGCTACATGATCGGCAAGTTCTTCGGGCCACGGCTGTTCAGCCGCCCCAACTCCAGGCTCTTCAAGCAGGAGAACCTGGACAAGGCCCACGAGTTCATGGAGAAGTTCGGCCCCAAGGCCATCGTCCTGGCCCGCTTCGTGCCGATCGTGCGGACCTTCGCCCCCATCGTGGCGGGCGCCGGCCGGATGAAGTACCGCACCTTCCTGACGTACAACGTCATCGGCGGCGTGGCCTGGGGCACCGGCGTCACCCTCGCCGGCTACTGGCTCGGCCAGATCGACGTCATCAAGAAGAACGTCGAAGCGATTCTGGTCCTGATCGTCCTGGTCTCGGTGGTCCCGATCATCGTCGAGTACCTGCGCGAGCGCTCCAAGAAGAAGAAGGCCGCGGCGCAGACCCCGCCCCAGCAGCCGTACCAGCCCATGGACGACGCGACGACCCAGCTCCGCCGCATCCCGTCCGACGACGCCCAGCAGCCCCCCCAGCAGCAGCACAACGGCTACGACCAGTACTACGGCCGGCAGCCGCAGCCGCAGCAACAGCAGCCCTACGCCCAGCAGTACCCGCAGGGCTACGGCAACCAGCAGTACGGCCGGCCGGACCAGCAGTACGGGCAGCAGAACCAGCAGAACCCGTACAACAACCAGGGATACTGA
- a CDS encoding threonine/serine exporter family protein: MTEAEHRKPQSDEARSCYDSEITSEFAVPDGLAVPRTVGGEPETTSEFAVPKGLEVPQSSAAEPEGSAFSTPRTYSAKDAPPAFTPATGIPVVSLTKDLPWQDRMRTMLRMPVAERPAPEPVQKSEDDAGPAVPRVLDLTLRIGELLLAGGEGAEDVEAAMFAVCRSYGLDRCEPNVTFTLLSISYQPSLVEDPVTASRTVRRRGTDYTRLAAVFQLVDDLSDPETAISLEEAYRRLAEIRRNRHPYPTWVLTSASGLLAGAASVLVGGDLLVFVAAMLGAMLGDRLAWLCAGRGLPEFYQFTVAAMPPAAIGIALSLAHVDVKASAVITGGLFALLPGRALVAGVQDGLTGFYITASARLLEVMYFFVGIVVGVLVMLYVGVQLGAHLNPDEALSTQSRPLWQIGASMLLSLTFAVLLQQERSTVLAVTLNGGVAWCVYGAMHYTGEFSPVASTAVAAGLVGLFGQLLSRYRFASALPYTTAAIGPLLPGSATYFGLLAIAGNQVDEGLVSLSKAAALAMAIAIGVNLGSEISRLFLRVGSAGKRRAAKRTRGF, translated from the coding sequence GTGACGGAGGCGGAGCACCGCAAGCCGCAGTCGGACGAGGCCAGGAGTTGCTACGACTCCGAGATCACGTCCGAGTTCGCCGTTCCCGACGGGCTCGCCGTGCCGAGAACCGTCGGCGGTGAGCCGGAGACCACGTCCGAGTTCGCGGTGCCGAAGGGACTGGAGGTTCCGCAGTCGTCGGCGGCGGAGCCGGAGGGGTCGGCGTTCAGCACACCGCGCACCTACAGCGCGAAGGACGCGCCGCCCGCGTTCACGCCGGCGACCGGCATCCCGGTGGTCAGTCTCACCAAGGACCTGCCCTGGCAGGACCGGATGCGCACGATGCTGCGGATGCCGGTGGCCGAGCGGCCCGCCCCGGAGCCGGTGCAGAAGTCCGAGGACGATGCAGGTCCGGCCGTCCCGCGCGTGCTCGACCTGACCCTGCGCATCGGCGAGCTGCTGCTGGCGGGCGGGGAGGGGGCCGAGGACGTGGAGGCGGCGATGTTCGCCGTGTGCCGGTCCTACGGCCTGGACCGCTGCGAGCCGAACGTCACCTTCACGCTGCTGTCGATCTCGTACCAGCCCTCGCTCGTCGAGGACCCCGTGACGGCCTCCAGGACGGTGCGGCGGCGCGGGACCGACTACACGCGCCTCGCGGCCGTTTTCCAGCTCGTGGACGACCTCAGCGACCCCGAGACGGCCATCTCCCTGGAGGAGGCCTACCGGCGGCTCGCGGAGATCCGCCGCAACCGGCACCCGTATCCGACCTGGGTGCTCACCTCGGCGAGCGGGCTGCTGGCGGGCGCGGCCTCCGTGCTGGTCGGCGGTGACCTGCTGGTGTTCGTGGCGGCCATGCTGGGCGCGATGCTGGGTGACCGGCTGGCGTGGCTGTGCGCGGGGCGCGGACTGCCGGAGTTCTACCAGTTCACTGTCGCCGCGATGCCGCCCGCCGCCATAGGGATCGCGCTGTCGCTGGCCCATGTGGACGTGAAGGCGTCCGCGGTCATCACCGGTGGGCTGTTCGCGCTGCTGCCCGGGCGGGCGCTGGTGGCGGGCGTCCAGGACGGCCTGACCGGCTTCTACATCACCGCGTCGGCCCGGCTCCTGGAGGTCATGTACTTCTTCGTGGGCATCGTCGTGGGCGTGCTGGTGATGCTCTACGTCGGGGTGCAGCTGGGGGCGCACCTCAATCCCGACGAGGCGCTGTCGACGCAGTCGCGGCCGCTGTGGCAGATCGGGGCCTCGATGCTGCTGTCGCTGACCTTCGCGGTGCTGCTCCAGCAGGAACGATCCACCGTGCTGGCCGTCACCCTGAACGGCGGCGTCGCGTGGTGCGTGTACGGGGCGATGCACTACACCGGCGAGTTCTCCCCGGTCGCCTCCACGGCCGTGGCGGCGGGCCTGGTGGGCCTGTTCGGGCAGTTGCTGTCCCGGTACCGGTTCGCCTCCGCGCTGCCGTACACGACCGCGGCCATCGGGCCCCTGCTGCCGGGTTCCGCCACGTACTTCGGGCTGTTGGCGATCGCCGGCAACCAGGTCGACGAGGGGCTCGTGTCCCTGTCGAAGGCGGCGGCCCTGGCCATGGCCATCGCCATCGGGGTGAACCTGGGGTCCGAGATCTCCCGGCTGTTCCTGAGGGTCGGCTCGGCCGGGAAGCGGCGGGCCGCCAAGAGGACGCGGGGGTTCTGA
- a CDS encoding inorganic diphosphatase, which translates to MEFDVTIEIPKGSRNKYEVDHETGRIRLDRRLFTSTAYPTDYGFVENTLGEDGDPLDALVILDEPTFPGCLIKCRAIGMFRMTDEAGGDDKLLCVPATDPRVEHLRDIHHVSEFDRLEIQHFFEVYKDLEPGKSVEGADWVGRVDAEAEIERSYKRFKDQGGH; encoded by the coding sequence GTGGAGTTCGACGTCACGATCGAGATCCCGAAGGGTTCGCGGAACAAGTACGAGGTGGACCACGAGACCGGTCGGATCCGCCTGGACCGTCGACTCTTCACCTCGACCGCCTACCCGACCGACTACGGCTTCGTCGAGAACACCCTCGGCGAGGACGGCGACCCGCTGGACGCGCTGGTCATTCTTGACGAGCCGACGTTCCCGGGCTGCCTCATCAAGTGCCGTGCGATCGGCATGTTCCGCATGACGGACGAGGCCGGCGGCGACGACAAGCTGCTGTGCGTCCCGGCGACGGACCCGCGGGTGGAGCACCTGCGTGACATCCACCACGTCTCCGAGTTCGACCGTCTGGAGATCCAGCACTTCTTCGAGGTCTACAAGGACCTGGAGCCCGGCAAGTCCGTCGAGGGCGCCGACTGGGTCGGCCGTGTGGACGCCGAGGCCGAGATCGAGCGGTCCTACAAGCGCTTCAAGGACCAGGGCGGCCACTGA
- the dacB gene encoding D-alanyl-D-alanine carboxypeptidase/D-alanyl-D-alanine-endopeptidase, with translation MVVPELRPWRAARPHAVRVANAVRPRLARAADAVRPGLTRATSAVRPYLARTADAVKPQVTRLAGVSRPKTVKTWQYTAGAAGAGLALAATVVTAAGPWDSSGQRTAERDRAVALERPGGTDHEGDSGTTADTPRPAPSAASVLTGLGAGANTVKSAPTGKALAAVLGPLLGDTALGARHTAAVVDVASGKRLYGAGAATALTPASTTKIATAVAALSALGADHRLTTRTALEPDTRELVLVGGGDPTLTARKDADNWASLRELAAKTAAALKKRDLTTVTLSYDKTLYAGPEIHPIGVNDNLAPVSALMADEGRTDDSASGPAARVSDPAADATRTFARFLASHGIKTTAPGPSKATGRAEDLAEVSSPPLSVLVERMLTNSDNDIAEALARRTAVADKKRADFEGGGDAIRDQLDELGLPLAGADFHDGSGLDRADRLTANLLTSLLVKAGDPDHPDLRPVLTGLPVAGFTGTLTSRYTDGAAGVVRAKTGTLTGVNTLAGTVVDQDGRLLAFAFLTADTTDPQAAQSALDRTASALAACGCG, from the coding sequence TTGGTCGTGCCTGAACTGAGGCCTTGGCGGGCCGCGAGACCGCATGCGGTGCGGGTCGCGAACGCCGTACGACCGCGTCTGGCACGCGCCGCGGACGCCGTACGTCCAGGACTGACCCGGGCCACAAGCGCCGTACGGCCGTATCTCGCACGGACCGCCGACGCCGTGAAACCGCAGGTCACACGGCTTGCCGGCGTGAGCAGGCCGAAGACCGTCAAGACCTGGCAGTACACCGCCGGTGCCGCCGGCGCCGGTCTGGCACTGGCCGCCACCGTGGTGACCGCCGCCGGTCCGTGGGACTCCTCGGGTCAGCGTACGGCCGAGCGGGACCGGGCGGTCGCACTGGAGCGACCGGGTGGCACAGATCACGAAGGCGACTCGGGTACGACGGCTGACACGCCGCGCCCCGCCCCGAGCGCCGCGTCCGTGCTCACCGGACTGGGCGCCGGCGCCAACACGGTGAAGTCCGCCCCCACCGGGAAAGCCCTGGCCGCCGTCCTCGGCCCGCTCCTCGGCGACACCGCCCTCGGCGCCCGCCACACGGCGGCCGTCGTGGACGTCGCCAGCGGCAAGCGGCTCTACGGCGCGGGCGCCGCCACCGCGCTGACCCCCGCCTCCACCACGAAGATCGCCACCGCCGTCGCCGCCCTGTCCGCCCTCGGCGCCGACCACCGCCTCACCACGCGCACGGCCCTGGAACCCGACACCAGGGAACTCGTCCTCGTCGGCGGCGGCGACCCCACGCTCACCGCCCGCAAGGACGCCGACAACTGGGCGAGCCTGCGCGAGCTGGCGGCGAAGACCGCCGCGGCCCTCAAGAAGCGCGACCTCACCACCGTCACGCTCTCCTACGACAAGACCCTCTACGCGGGCCCCGAGATCCACCCGATCGGGGTCAACGACAACCTCGCCCCCGTCAGCGCCCTCATGGCGGACGAGGGCCGCACCGACGACTCCGCGAGCGGCCCCGCCGCCCGCGTGAGCGACCCTGCCGCCGACGCGACCCGCACCTTCGCGCGGTTCCTCGCGTCCCACGGCATCAAGACCACCGCCCCCGGCCCCTCCAAGGCCACCGGCCGCGCCGAGGACCTCGCCGAGGTCTCCTCACCGCCCCTGTCCGTCCTGGTCGAACGCATGCTGACCAACAGCGACAACGACATCGCCGAGGCCCTCGCCCGCCGGACCGCGGTGGCGGACAAGAAGCGCGCCGACTTCGAGGGCGGCGGCGACGCCATCCGCGACCAGCTGGACGAACTCGGACTCCCGCTCGCCGGCGCCGACTTCCACGACGGCAGCGGACTCGACCGCGCCGACCGGCTCACCGCGAACCTGCTGACCTCCCTGCTGGTGAAGGCCGGCGACCCGGACCACCCCGACCTGCGCCCCGTCCTCACCGGCCTCCCGGTGGCCGGCTTCACCGGCACCCTGACCAGCCGGTACACCGACGGCGCGGCAGGCGTCGTCCGGGCCAAGACAGGCACCCTGACCGGGGTCAACACCCTGGCCGGGACGGTCGTCGACCAGGACGGCCGACTGCTGGCCTTCGCGTTCCTGACCGCGGACACCACCGACCCGCAGGCCGCCCAGAGCGCGCTGGACCGCACCGCCTCCGCGCTGGCCGCCTGCGGCTGCGGCTGA
- a CDS encoding zinc-dependent metalloprotease, producing MTSIGGAASSQMVDWNLAVATATRLVRPGPEVSRDEARAVVAELRRHAKASEEHVRGFTRLGTEGVHDTPVLVVDRPGWVRANVAGFRELLKPLLEKMQERRGNTPGGAVLGAVGGKVTGVELGMLLSFLSSRVLGQYETFAPATRELPAGENGGGRLLLVAPNIVHVERELDVQPHDFRLWVCLHEETHRTQFTAVPWLRDHLEGEIQSFLGETEVDPMTVLERIREAAQSLAGGRPEGEEDDNGGRSLVEIVQTPAQREILGRLTAVMSLLEGHADFVMDGVGPAVVPSVAEIREKFQQRRAKGASRLDMALRKLLGLDAKLRQYRDGERFVRAVVDQVGMDGFNRVWTSPNTLPTKTEIAKPADWVARVHRKAES from the coding sequence ATGACGAGCATCGGTGGTGCTGCTTCTTCTCAGATGGTCGACTGGAACCTCGCGGTGGCGACCGCGACCCGGCTCGTACGGCCGGGCCCGGAGGTGAGCCGCGACGAGGCCCGGGCCGTCGTCGCGGAACTGCGCCGGCACGCCAAGGCCTCCGAGGAACACGTCCGGGGCTTCACCCGCCTGGGCACGGAGGGCGTCCACGACACTCCCGTACTCGTCGTCGACCGCCCCGGCTGGGTCCGGGCCAACGTCGCCGGGTTCCGGGAGCTGCTCAAACCCCTCCTGGAGAAGATGCAGGAGCGGCGCGGCAACACCCCCGGCGGCGCGGTCCTCGGAGCCGTCGGCGGCAAGGTCACCGGCGTCGAACTGGGCATGCTCCTGTCGTTCCTGTCCTCCCGCGTCCTCGGCCAGTACGAGACCTTCGCCCCGGCCACCCGCGAACTCCCGGCCGGCGAGAACGGCGGCGGACGGCTCCTCCTCGTCGCCCCCAACATCGTCCACGTGGAACGCGAACTCGACGTCCAGCCCCACGACTTCCGCCTGTGGGTCTGCCTGCACGAGGAGACGCACCGCACCCAGTTCACGGCCGTGCCCTGGCTGCGCGACCACCTGGAGGGCGAAATCCAGTCGTTCCTGGGGGAGACCGAAGTCGACCCCATGACCGTCCTGGAGCGCATCCGGGAGGCCGCCCAGTCGCTGGCCGGCGGCCGGCCCGAGGGCGAGGAGGACGACAACGGCGGGCGCTCGCTCGTGGAGATCGTGCAGACGCCGGCCCAGCGGGAGATCCTCGGCCGCCTCACCGCCGTGATGTCCCTCCTGGAGGGCCATGCCGACTTCGTCATGGACGGAGTGGGCCCGGCCGTCGTGCCGAGCGTCGCCGAGATCCGCGAGAAGTTCCAGCAGCGGCGGGCCAAGGGCGCCTCCCGCCTGGACATGGCCCTGCGCAAGCTCCTCGGCCTCGACGCCAAACTCCGCCAGTACCGTGACGGCGAGCGCTTCGTACGGGCCGTCGTCGACCAGGTCGGCATGGACGGCTTCAACCGCGTGTGGACCTCCCCCAACACCCTCCCGACCAAGACGGAGATCGCCAAACCGGCGGACTGGGTCGCGCGGGTGCACCGCAAGGCCGAGTCGTGA
- the tilS gene encoding tRNA lysidine(34) synthetase TilS: MGPHPAVAAIRLAVRRVLHDLLTDHHTSTEQHPHERPPAPLVLVACSGGADSMALASALAFEAPKLGLRAGGITVDHGLQPGSDLRAEEVVLRLRELGLDPVESTAVTVGREGGPEAAARDARYAALDAAAERHGAIAVLLGHTRDDQAETVLLGLARGSGIRSLSGMAAVSGADGRYRRPFLALDRQTARKACMVQSLPVWDDPHNTDPAYTRSRLRHEGLPALEKALGKGVVEALARTAQLSRDDADALDAWARQAEASVRDAAGLLECAKLYALPPAVRRRILRQAAIEAGAPAGSLFARHIEEVDRLITGWRGQGAINLPGKVVAQRQGGRLVIRQG; encoded by the coding sequence ATGGGTCCCCATCCTGCGGTCGCGGCGATACGCCTGGCGGTCCGCCGCGTCCTCCACGACCTCCTCACCGACCACCACACCTCCACCGAGCAGCATCCGCACGAGCGCCCGCCCGCGCCGCTCGTCCTCGTGGCCTGCTCCGGCGGCGCCGACTCCATGGCCCTCGCCTCCGCCCTCGCCTTCGAGGCCCCCAAACTCGGCCTGCGCGCCGGCGGCATCACCGTCGACCACGGCCTCCAGCCCGGCTCCGACCTGCGCGCCGAGGAAGTCGTCCTCAGGCTGCGCGAACTCGGCCTGGACCCCGTCGAGTCCACCGCGGTGACCGTCGGCCGCGAAGGCGGACCCGAGGCCGCCGCGCGCGACGCCCGCTACGCCGCCCTCGACGCCGCGGCCGAACGCCACGGCGCGATCGCCGTCCTGCTCGGCCACACCCGCGACGACCAGGCCGAAACCGTCCTGCTCGGCCTCGCCCGCGGCTCCGGCATCCGCTCCCTGTCCGGCATGGCCGCGGTCTCGGGGGCCGACGGCCGTTACCGGCGCCCCTTCCTGGCACTCGACCGGCAGACCGCCCGCAAGGCCTGCATGGTCCAGTCCCTGCCCGTGTGGGACGACCCGCACAACACCGACCCCGCCTACACGCGCTCCCGGCTGCGCCACGAAGGCCTGCCCGCCCTGGAGAAGGCCCTCGGCAAAGGAGTCGTCGAGGCCCTCGCCCGCACCGCCCAGCTCTCCCGCGACGACGCCGACGCCCTCGACGCCTGGGCCCGCCAGGCCGAGGCCTCCGTACGCGACGCCGCGGGCCTCCTGGAGTGCGCCAAGCTCTACGCGCTGCCGCCCGCCGTACGCCGCCGCATCCTGCGCCAGGCGGCCATCGAGGCCGGTGCCCCGGCCGGCTCGCTGTTCGCCCGGCACATCGAGGAAGTCGACCGGCTGATCACCGGCTGGCGCGGTCAGGGAGCCATCAACCTCCCCGGCAAAGTCGTCGCCCAGCGGCAGGGTGGCAGACTGGTGATTCGGCAAGGCTGA
- the hpt gene encoding hypoxanthine phosphoribosyltransferase has translation MRVDAKDMGADLKEVLITKEEIDAKLVELAAKIDAEYAGKDLLIVGVLKGAVMVMADLARALSTPVTMDWMAVSSYGAGTQSSGVVRILKDLDTDIKGRHVLIVEDIIDSGLTLSWLLSNLGSREPESLKVCTLLRKPDAAKVAIDVEWVGFDIPNEFVVGYGLDYAEKYRNLPFVGTLAPHVYGG, from the coding sequence ATGCGGGTGGACGCGAAAGACATGGGTGCCGACCTCAAAGAGGTACTCATCACCAAGGAAGAGATCGACGCGAAGCTCGTGGAGCTCGCCGCGAAGATCGACGCGGAGTACGCGGGCAAGGACCTGCTGATCGTCGGCGTCCTCAAGGGCGCGGTGATGGTCATGGCCGACCTCGCCCGGGCGCTGTCCACCCCCGTCACCATGGACTGGATGGCCGTGTCGTCCTACGGCGCGGGCACCCAGTCCTCCGGCGTGGTGCGGATCCTCAAGGACCTCGACACCGACATCAAGGGCCGGCACGTCCTGATCGTCGAGGACATCATCGACTCCGGCCTGACCCTGTCCTGGCTGCTGTCCAACCTCGGCTCGCGCGAGCCGGAGTCGCTCAAGGTGTGCACCCTGCTGCGCAAGCCGGACGCCGCCAAGGTCGCCATCGACGTCGAGTGGGTCGGCTTCGACATCCCCAACGAGTTCGTCGTCGGTTACGGTCTCGACTACGCCGAGAAGTACCGCAACCTCCCGTTCGTCGGTACGCTCGCGCCCCACGTCTACGGCGGCTGA
- the ftsH gene encoding ATP-dependent zinc metalloprotease FtsH translates to MDVKRYFRGPVMWIVLAVLAVVVLMQVVGSSGGYKTVDTGQVVQAINDNKVEQAKLTTGDENTIKVQLKDGEKVEGSSKIQASYIGDQGVTIANTLQTKFQDKQIPDGYTVSPTKQNAFVGILLSLLPFVLIVVVFLFLMNQMQGGGSRVMNFGKSKAKLITKDTPKTTFSDVAGSDEAVEELQEIKEFLQEPAKFQAVGAKIPKGVLLYGPPGTGKTLLARAVAGEAGVPFYSISGSDFVEMFVGVGASRVRDLFEQAKANAPAIVFVDEIDAVGRHRGAGLGGGHDEREQTLNQLLVEMDGFDVKGGVILIAATNRPDILDPALLRPGRFDRQIAVDRPDMQGRLEILKVHQKGKPVAPDVDLSAVARRTPGFTGADLSNVLNEAALLTARSDKKLIDNSMLDEAIDRVVAGPQKRTRIMSDKEKKITAYHEGGHALVAAASPNSDPVHKITILSRGRALGYTMVLPDEDKYSTTRNEMLDQLAYMLGGRAAEELVFHDPTTGAANDIEKATATARAMVTQYGMTERLGAIKFGGDNTEPFLGREMAHQRDYSEEVAALVDEEVKKLIENAHNEAWEILVENRDVLDNLVLQLLEKETLGKEQIAEIFAPIVKRPPRPAWTGSSRRTPSTRPPVLSPKELALTNGANGATPAITTAKATASEQATEAVPEERPES, encoded by the coding sequence ATGGACGTGAAGCGATACTTCCGTGGGCCGGTCATGTGGATCGTGCTGGCCGTCCTTGCCGTGGTCGTGTTGATGCAGGTCGTCGGCTCGTCCGGCGGCTACAAGACGGTGGACACCGGCCAGGTCGTCCAGGCGATCAATGACAACAAGGTCGAACAAGCCAAGCTGACCACCGGCGACGAGAACACCATCAAGGTGCAGCTCAAGGACGGCGAAAAGGTCGAGGGCAGCTCGAAGATCCAGGCGAGCTACATCGGCGACCAGGGCGTGACCATCGCCAACACGCTGCAGACCAAATTCCAGGACAAGCAGATCCCCGACGGGTACACCGTCTCGCCGACGAAGCAGAACGCCTTCGTCGGGATCCTGCTCTCCCTGCTCCCCTTCGTCCTCATCGTGGTCGTCTTCCTGTTCCTGATGAATCAGATGCAGGGCGGCGGCTCCCGGGTCATGAACTTCGGGAAGTCCAAGGCGAAGCTCATCACCAAGGACACCCCGAAGACGACGTTCTCGGACGTCGCCGGCTCGGACGAGGCCGTCGAGGAGCTCCAGGAGATCAAGGAGTTCCTCCAGGAACCGGCGAAGTTCCAGGCGGTCGGGGCCAAGATCCCCAAGGGCGTACTGCTGTACGGCCCCCCCGGCACCGGCAAGACCCTGCTCGCGCGCGCCGTCGCGGGCGAGGCCGGCGTGCCGTTCTACTCGATCTCCGGCTCCGACTTCGTCGAGATGTTCGTCGGTGTCGGTGCCTCCCGAGTCCGTGACCTCTTCGAACAGGCCAAGGCGAACGCCCCGGCGATCGTCTTCGTCGACGAGATCGACGCGGTCGGCCGCCACCGCGGCGCCGGCCTCGGCGGCGGTCACGACGAGCGCGAGCAGACGCTGAACCAGCTGCTCGTCGAGATGGACGGCTTCGACGTCAAGGGCGGCGTGATCCTCATCGCCGCGACGAACCGGCCCGACATCCTCGACCCGGCCCTCCTGCGCCCCGGCCGCTTCGACCGCCAGATCGCGGTCGACCGCCCGGACATGCAGGGCCGTCTGGAGATCCTCAAGGTCCACCAGAAGGGCAAGCCGGTCGCTCCCGACGTCGACCTGTCGGCCGTCGCGCGTCGCACGCCGGGCTTCACCGGCGCGGACCTGAGCAACGTCCTCAACGAGGCCGCCCTGCTCACCGCCCGCAGCGACAAGAAGCTGATCGACAACTCCATGCTGGACGAGGCGATCGACCGTGTGGTGGCGGGCCCGCAGAAGCGGACCCGGATCATGTCGGACAAGGAGAAGAAGATCACCGCGTACCACGAGGGCGGACACGCCCTGGTCGCGGCGGCCTCCCCGAACTCCGACCCGGTCCACAAGATCACGATCCTCTCGAGAGGCCGTGCTCTGGGCTACACCATGGTCCTGCCGGACGAGGACAAGTACTCGACCACCCGCAACGAGATGCTCGACCAGCTCGCCTACATGCTGGGCGGTCGCGCCGCCGAGGAACTGGTCTTCCACGACCCGACCACCGGCGCCGCGAACGACATCGAGAAGGCCACGGCGACGGCCCGCGCGATGGTCACCCAGTACGGCATGACCGAGCGCCTCGGCGCCATCAAGTTCGGCGGCGACAACACCGAGCCGTTCCTCGGACGTGAGATGGCTCACCAGCGCGACTACTCGGAAGAGGTCGCCGCGCTGGTCGACGAAGAGGTCAAGAAGCTCATCGAGAACGCGCACAACGAGGCCTGGGAGATCCTGGTCGAGAACCGCGACGTCCTCGACAACCTGGTGCTCCAGCTGCTGGAGAAGGAGACGCTGGGCAAGGAGCAGATCGCCGAGATCTTCGCCCCCATCGTCAAGCGTCCGCCGCGGCCGGCCTGGACCGGTTCCTCCCGGCGTACGCCCTCCACCCGTCCGCCGGTGCTCTCCCCCAAGGAGCTCGCACTGACGAACGGCGCCAACGGCGCGACCCCGGCGATCACCACCGCCAAGGCCACCGCGTCGGAGCAGGCCACGGAGGCCGTGCCCGAGGAGCGCCCCGAGAGCTGA